The following is a genomic window from Bufo gargarizans isolate SCDJY-AF-19 chromosome 10, ASM1485885v1, whole genome shotgun sequence.
ATAATGTTCATATGATATGATATGGGATGATATGTGAGGTAAAACTGTGAAACAAacataaaaagagaaatataagcaTGGCTAATTCAAGCAACATACATTATACATAGCTAATACAAAAGATAGGGCCTAACTAACATGTGCTTGCTTACTACACTGAAACACACATTATCTATCTGCAATGTCTAACATCCCTCTACACAAGCTGAACTAGCAAAACCCCTTTACTCACAGGCTTTGGTGTTCGTCAGGTTTGCAATCTGTAATAGCTTTAAGATGTCCTGTGGATCTGGTCACTATAGTACCCAGAGCTGGACTGAACAGGATATGTCCCAGCAAGCCCtagagagtacagagaagaccCGCCTCTAGGCTTCAAGAAAATGGAGGGTCTTAAAGAAACAGACACTACTGAGTGCCAAGCATGTAATATACATTGCAAAGGCAGCACACTCCCCACCTGGCGTACCATTGGTTATGCCACTAACCTTTGGACAGAAGTAAAACTACTTCAGAAATTGGCCTAGCATACACCTTGGGAATGCCCTGTCTAACAAttctaacttcaacttttctaacTCTAGCATCACCACTAGGATCAGTCCCCACAATGAGTCCAATAGGCCATTCATTCCTGTGGGCCTGAGTGTCTTTTAATAAGACAATGTCTCCAACTTCTAAGTTGGGTTTGTCATCTTGCCATTTCTTGCGTGGCTGGAGTGTCACCAGGTATTCCTGTCTCCACCTCTTCCAGAAAATGTCTGCAAGGCTTTGAACTTGTCTCCATTGCTTAGTATACAAGTCCTTGAGGTCAAAGTCTCCAGTGGGAGCTGTCACTGGTTCCATCTTCTGGGTCAGCAGCATTGCGGGTGTCAAGACTGATGGCATCTCTGGATCTGTAGACACTGGAACCAAAGGTCTGGCGTTCATAATGGCCACGACTTCAGCCATTAGTGTAGTCAAAGCTTCATGAGTGAGGCGAGTAGACCCAACCTTCAGGAGCATGGCATCCAGAATACGACGAGCTACTCCAATCATCCTCTCCCATGCTCCTCCCATATGCGATGCGTGTGGAGGATTAAAAGTCCAAGTGCATCCTTGATCTTGAAGATAGGAACCTGTTTCAGAGTCTGTAGAGATGATTTTCAACTCCTTGCAGGCCCCAATAAAGTTTGTGCCACGGTCTGAACGAATCAATTTCGCTGGTCCTCTGATAGAGAAGAATCTTCTCAAGGCATTGATGAAACTTGAAGTGGATAAAGATTCAATCACTTCAATATGAACTGCTCTAGTACTCAAGCAAGAGAACAGAACAGCCCAGCGTTTACTTTCGGCACTGCCTCCTCTAGTCTTGCGAGAAGAGATGTTCCATGGTCCAAAAACGTCTAGACCTACGTGAGTGAATGGAGGATCTGAAGCAAGTCTGTCTGCAGGTAAGTTTGACATCTTCTGAACCTCAAGTTTCCCTCTAATCTTCTTACAGGTAACGCATTGGCTGATCACGCTGGAGACTAGTCTCTTACCTCCTAtgatccacaatcctgctgaccgTACTGCTCCTTCAGTGAAGTGTCGTCCTTGATGTGCAACTTGCTCGTGATAGTGTCTTACCAGAAGAAGAGCGATGTGATGATTCTTAGGTATGATGAAGGGATGTCTCTCTTGGATAGTCATATCCGCTGCCGACAAACGACCTCCAATTCTTAGTACTCCGTCTTCGTCGAGGATAGGGTTCAACTTCTTGAGCGAACTGTGTCGAGAAATCTCTTCCGTTTTCAGAAGGCTTTGAATTTCTTCTTTAAAGACTTCCTGCTGGACGCATTTGATGATCGCGACCTTGGCTTGTTCAAGATGGTCGTTGCTACGTTGATCAGTATTAGTAGCTCTGGAGGAGTATCTGGCTAGACAGATAAGTTTTCCGATTGCACGAGTCAGCGACTTCCAACTGGAAAACCTTTCAAATCTATGGGCGCCCAGACTGTCTCTGGTAACTAAAGTCTTGCAAACTGCAACTTGAGGTCTTACCTCTTTGTCTTGATCTGGTTCTATGAGCTGAAAGGTCTCTACCTGAGTAGTCTCTTTGATTTCTGGCTTACCAAGAAACGATGGACCTACGAACCAGTTAGTTTGCTTGAGTACAGCGGCTGACACCAATCTTGTCCCATGATCCGCTGGGTTCTTGTCTGTGCTGATGTGATGCCACTGATCTGGACTTGTAGACTTTCTGATACATGTCACTCTGTTGGTCACGTATGTGTAAAATCTTTTTGAAGTGTTGTGAATATATCCTAACACAATCTTGCTGTCTGTATAAAAGTTCACTGCATGAACCTCAATGTCCAGTTCAGTCGTAATCATGTCTGCCATCTCTACCGCTAAGACAGCAGCACAAAGTTCTAGACGTGGGACAGTGTGAGCAGGTCTGGGAGCTAGTTTAGATTTTCCCATGATGAACCCAACATGGCTTTGTCCCTCAGTGTCTATTACCCTGAGGTAAGTTACAGCTGCAATAGCCATAGTGGAAGCGTCAGAGAATACGCATAATTCTCTCCTCTTTGTAGCAGACAAGGAAACAAATACGTACGGTCTTGAAATGTAGAGTTGTTCAAGCTCTAACAATGAGTCTTTCCACACCTTCCACTGCATTCGCTTCTCGTCAGGAAGAAGTACGTCCCAGTCAATTTGTTCCTGCTCAGTAGTGATCTGTCTCAAAAAAGCTTTGCCTTGCATGATGATGGGTGCTACGAATCCCAGGGGGTCATAAAGACTGTTGACTGTAGATAGGACACCTCTTTTTGTGAATGGTTTCTCTTCTCTGGAGACCCTGAAGGTGAAACTGTCAGTCTTTAAGTCCCAACTAAGCCCAAGACTTCTTTGCAAGGGGGGTGATTCTGTTCCTAGATCTAAGTCTTTGAGGTCTTTAGCACGGTCTTCCATTGGAAATGCTTCCATGACTCTGTAGCTGTTGGAAGCTACCTTGTTCAATCTTATGTTGGATTCTGCCAACATTTCTTTTGTACTTTTCAGGACGTTAATAGCTTCTTCGTTGCTGGAGAAAGAAGCAAGTCCATCATCCACGTAGAAGTTCTTCATGACAAACTGTTTGGCTTCTTGACCATGTCTTTCACCTTGCTGTGCTGCTCGTTTCAGGTTGTAGATAGCtacagctggggaagggctgttTCCGAACACATGTACCTTCATCCTGTACTCTATGATGTCTTTGTTAAAGTCATTGTCTGCATACCACAGGAACCTTAAGTAGTCTCGGTGATCTTCTCGAACGAAGAAACAGTAGAACATCTGTTGTACATCTGCTGTTACTGCTACAAGTTCTTTCCTGAACCTGATGAGTACTCCAAGGAGTGTGTTGTTCAGGTCAGGTCCGCTGAGAAGGACGTCATTTAGTGAGATGCCTTCGTGCTTCGCACTAGAGTCAAATACTACACGTATCTGACCTGGTTTTTGAGGATGATACACTCCAAATATTGGTAAGTACCAGTGTTCTTGGTTTTCTTGTAGTGGTGGTGCCCTTTCTGCATGCTCGTTGTCAAAAATCTTTTGCATGAAGGCTTGGAAGTGTTTCTTCATATCTGGCTTTCTTTGTAGAGTGCGCTGCAACAAACTGAAGCGTTTCTCTGCTTGTACCTTGTTGACAGGAAGGCGATGGCGTGGTGACCGGAAGGGTAGAGGGGCTACCCAGCTGCCTGACTTGTCTCTGTAGACTTCTCTGTCCATGATCTCGAGGAAGAGGGTATCTTCTACCGAGGGTGCTGGCTTGTCGTCGTCTCGTGTTCTTTCAAACACCTTACAACCCAGTTCATCTGTATTTCCAGTTGAGGCTAAGTCTTCCATGCACCTCTGGATACTCTGATGATGTGTTGGGTTATCTAATCTCTCTTTAATGTGTAGACTGTTGGTACATGGGCAAAGACAAGATGTACGACCATTCTGCAACAGATGTGTTCTGTAGACATTTACCTTTGATGGTTTGTGCAGTCCGTCTAGACATACTTCTCCAACGATGACCCATCCGAGATCAAGGCGTTGTGCAAATGGTGCATTGTGTGGCCCATTGTACTGTTCTCTGACTTTGTGCAATCTGAGAATATCTCTCCCAAGTAGAAGGGTGATTGCAGCATCTGGATCTAGTGCTGGTATTTggtctgctattcgcaccagatgAGGGTGATGACGAGCAACTTCAGGTGTGGGTATCTCTGACCTGTCGTCTGGTATCTCATCGCATTCTATCAGGGTAGGTAGAGTCACCTTTGTCTTTCCATCTAAAGACTCGATGATGTAGTTATTTGCTCTTCTCCCTATTGTCTCTACAACTCCAGAACAAGTCTTCAAGGTGTATGGAGTTGGACTTCCTTTGTCACCGAAGAGGTCAAAGAATTCTGTTTTTGCCAGAGATCTGTTACTCTGTTCATCCATGACTGTGTACATCTTGATTGCTTTTTCTCTAAAACCTGCTGGATACACCTTGACTAAGCATATCTTGGAGCACGATCTTGAGCGGCCCTGCTCTGTACAGATCTCAGTGCACTTTGAGGTTACTGCTGGCGTTGTACTCTCTCCTTGCTCCCCACCATGATCTTCTTGAGTTGCTTgaacttcttgtttccatggtggtGGTCCCGGGTGCAGTGCTGACAAGTGTTTGTCACTGTTACACTCTGCGCATTGTATTGTTTTTGTACAGTCTTTTGCAAGATGCTGAATTGAAGCGCAGCATCTGAAACAAATGCGATTGTCTTTAAGATAAGCTTTGCGCTCTTCTAACGTCTTACTTCTGAAACTGCGACATTTTCTTAGTGGATGAGGCTTATTGTGGATAGGACATATTTTGTCTGACTCCTCAACTTTCTTCCTTGTGTTGTCTTCCTGATTAGCTGCAGATTCAGGCGGAACTTCTGTCTTCCTTACAGAAACTGTTGCTCTGCGTTCTTTGTAAAGCCCTGGAGGTTTCTGCTCTACCTTTGGGAAGCTTGCCGTTCTCTTGTTCAGGAAAGCAAAGCTTGGGTCATTGCGTATTTCAGCTTGGTCTTCTATGAATTCAGCGAAGAAGGCGAATGGTGGAAATGCAACATGATGATCTTTCTTGTATCTTGAAGCTTGAGCTACCCACCTTTCTTGCAAGTTGTAAGGAAGTTTCTCGATTATGGGCTCAACTCCACGTGCTGTATCCAGATATGAGAGACCTGGCAGATATCCACTAGACTTAGCGGCTTCTATTTCTAAGAGTAGGTCTCCCAAACCTCTCAGCTTTTGGTAATCCTTATTTGTTATTCTTGGATAGTTTTCTATCCTTTTCAGAAGAGCATCCTCGATCACTTCAGGTGATCCATAGCATTGTTCTAGTCTCTGCCACACCATTGCAAGTCCTGCTGCTGCGTCATGAACGTGTACTGATCTGATCCTTTGGGCTTGCTCAGTGGACTCTGGTCCTAGCCATCTGACAAGCTGGTCAAGCTTTTCTTTCTCTGTCAGGTTTAAGTTTTGGGTACCGCTCAGGAAAGATGATTTCCAGGCCCAGTAGTTTTCTGGACGGTCATCGAATTTCATGAGACCAGCGCCCACTATCTCACGGTGCATCAGGAATTTTGCCACTTCTATAGCACTTGTTGCGTCTGGCGAATACTTCTCGGGTGTAAACTCAGGGTATGGTTGCGGCTGGTAAGGCTGATGAGGCGCTTGACTGAATCCACTTTGTTTAGGTGGTTGTTCTCGTCTGTTGTAAGTCTTTCTGCTATAATCCAGACTTGTATTTACTTGAGGAGGGAGTACGCGAGCATCCGTTTGCACTCTTGGAGGGTTGGCAGATTGGTCTCTAAGCATGCGACCACTTGACTTCCCACACTGGGATTCTGATTTAGTCTTGCAATGTTGCGTAGTATCAAAGTTGCTTATTGCTAGTGGAGTCAATGAAAGCCTAGGTGCGTCATTGGACTGCTGGTCGGTGTACATGGTTGCTTGTGACTGTACGTACTCACGGGTGCGTTGGATTGCGCTGTGGGATGACATCTGGTTTTCTATGCCATCAAACTGAGCTTCAGCAGCCCTTGTGAAAACTTCTGCCTCGGCTAAGGCTGCTGCTGCGTTTTTCTGCTGTTTGAGTAAGTGTAAAGATGCTTCCACTTCTGCTTTCTTTTTAAGTGCTTCAGATTCACTTTTTGCTTGCTCTCTCATCAATTCAGCTTCCTGCTCCGCATAAGAAGCCATGGCGCAAGCTGCCTCTGCTTTTGCTCTTGCCCTAGTCGCTTTGTCGCTAGCCGATGACAGACTGGTGATGCCTGAACGTCTAGAACTAGTACGCTTAGATCTTGCTGAATCGGCGCTAGCTGAAGTCAGATTTGTTTGACTGGATGCTCTAGACAGTGTTGTGCATCTAGACTTGATTCTTGGCAAGCTGTGTGTGTCATCTTCCTTATAGGAGCATTGAGGGTTAACTGTCAGAGTGTTGTTCCCTGTGTTCTGCATCTTGATTTAGCTGGCAGCgtggataatgatgatgactGGACACAGGCAGTATCAGTGTTGTAGTGAGTGAGAGAAATTAGTTTCACTTTCGTTTCACTCCACGTGGCTGAAAGGAGTTATTAGTCCTTTTACTGCGGAGGACGATTTAAAGCTGTTTAACTGCTTCTGACaacgttttaaagcctttttactGTAATGTCTCGGCTGCGTGTTGCTTCAGGTACACAGCTTAACATCAAGTATAAACCGAATCCCAATGAAAGATGCGCTGGTTTGCTGAACTGATGCAATCTTTACTGAGATATAATGAACAGGAATGTGTACAATAATGTTCATATGATATGATATGGGATGATATGTGAGGTAAAACTGTGAAACAAacataaaaagagaaatataagcaTGGCTAATTCAAGCAACATACATTATACATAGCTAATACAAAAGATAGGGCCTAACTAACATGTGCTTGCTTACTACACTGAAACACACATTATCTATCTGCAATGTCTAACATCCCTCTACACAAGCTGAACTAGCAAAACCCCTTTACTCACAGGCTTTGGTGTTCGTCAGGTTTGCAATCTGTAATAGCTTTAAGATGTCCTGTGGATCTGGTCACTATAGTACCCAGAGCTGGACTGAACAGGATATGTCCCAGCAAGCCCtagagagtacagagaagaccCGCCTCTAGGCTTCAAGAAAATGGAGGGTCTTAAAGAAACAGACACTACTGAGTGCCAAGCATGTAATATACATTGCAAAGGCAGCACATCTTGAtttttccaaagcatttgatactgtgccacataaaatgtTGGAacataaaataagaatgcttggactggaggAAAATGCATGTAATTAGTAAgaaactggctcagtgatataaAGCAGACGATAGTTATTAACCCTTTGCCATAAATGGACGTAGCTGTACTTCCATTTTTGTGATGTATTCCTGCAAATAGACATACAGTTACGTAATTGGAATAGAGCAGGCACAGAAGCTGTAATACAGAGCCAGGCTCTCATTGAAATGGCTAAGATTGGAACTAATTATTTTCCTGGATGTTTTATCCCTTATATGTCATCGTTAGTTGCAAGTTGGTCATGTCTAGCAGGCCCTACTAAGGCACTACTAAACTTTTGCAGTGTATCGGACGAACAATCATTCTCCCagtatgatttaaaaaaagttaaaaaaatataatttgaaaAATCTAAAATCAAAACGTTCCagtaaaaaagtttttattgCTCTTATCCAGTCTTTTATTATTGACacgcagaataaaaaataaaaaaatgcacataattAATATTGCTGCATTTGTAATCACCTGATTCATAAAAGACTAATGTTACTTGGGCCGCATGGTAAAGACTCTAAATGAATTAATGCTAGTTTTGGTCATCTACCTTCCAAAACTggtataaaatgcaataaaaaaaagtataagtaCCCCaacaatggtaccaataaaaacaaccCCAAAGTTGCCTCCACAGAAAAACTGGGTCTTAGACAGAAAAACATGGGTCCTAGAATATGGCTAAACAAAACAAATTATttgtaataaaaaagttatgttatgaagcaaaagtagtaaaacataaaaaaaactataagaattttgttttattgtaatcgttagagatgagagaatttctcaaaaattctatttggtcgGTTCACCGAATTTTCAAAAATGATTTGATTCAATCTGAATTTTTGGCGACtcatgttaaaaaacagctatttcctggctacagagagcctgtggcatcagcatgaggagaccacagagtggtgaggtggcagcagcataaggagaccacagagtggcccagtgacagagtggggaggtggcagcagcatgaagagaccacagagtggctcagtgacatagtggggaggtcgGGGgttaataccagtaccagctgaagatggtgggtggcagtaagaGCACCATGCAGGAGGtgaggcatcaggcgggtggcagcatcagaatactgAGCActgtgtttgaaaatcctggctgatcctcgCCTGATTATTCTTCACAAAcatcagtttctccacattttgggtggacaggcgagttttccTTCGGGTAACTATGGACCCCGACGCATTAAACACCTGCTcagatgccacactgctggccgtgCAGAAAAGCTTGTTCAGGGCAAACccagccagttgtggccacaaattgagtttggctgcccagtagtccaggggatcttcgatgtggggtggcagggtgcactccaagtatgccacaacctgctggttcaggttcttctctatgtctagctgcttcTGGTGAGTTATTTCTCTAGTAGGCGGGTGAATAAAACttgtcatcagcgactctagacttaagttccTGCTGATGGTACTACTgctgccccccaaccccccccccagcagccatggcagtgaaacgtgagctcagagggcccccccggtcagacctgcgtgaggatgggcgatggcgcacatagacagcggccaactgactacataggatgtctcgatagtagtacactttgtcctccctttcagcgggtgtaaaaaggcctccattttcgaccggtagcaagggtctaacatggtggagagccagtagtcatccctctgccaaatggtgacaaatggtgacaattaggctgtcactacgcaagcaactgagcaaACATCGGGCCATTTGCATAAGTGACTctgacttcctgcctccatctccactgcatactgccatggtgtgtctgggtcatctgcctcatcttcctcatcgccttgtagctagggttgagcgaacccaaactgtaaagttcaggttcgtaccaaactttactatttttggaccctggacccaaaaccgaacatttctgtaaaagttcggtgttcggcgctttcttggcgctttttgaaaggctgcacagcagccaatcaacaagcgtcatactacttgccccaagaggccatcacagctatgcctactaatggcatggctgtgattggccagagcagcatgtgacccaggctctatataagcttgagtcacgtagcgctgcacgtcacgtcactctgctgttacaagtgtagggagaggatgctgctggacttgtaatttcagagagagaataggagagaatctcactcagcgatctacctagaaatagttgtgtgggcagggccgtctttaatattgattggaccatgGGCAAAAAttaacttgggccccctggatcccgccttcccacaccttagcaggcaatcacgacctccaccacaacacacacacacaaaatccacacatctggtagagtacagtgaatgactgtaaatacttccagttctgaagactccagcggctcaggatctgtgctgtgggcagctgggctcaggcagaATGTGGGCATCGctatgcaggaaggagaccagggctcggctcaccctagtgttacagtgcaccccagcaccccacagtatgcagtatagcatcctatagtatacagcaccacacagtatgcagtatagcaccccacactatacagtacctcacagtatacagtagagcagtatagcacctcaatgtatacagcaccccaaactatacatgatacagcaccccacaatatacagccccccacactatacagtacagcagtatagcactccacaatatacagcacccacattatacattatacagcacccacagtatacagccccccacagtatacagtgcagcagtatagcactccacattatacagcacccacagtatacagtatacagccctccacagtatacatccccccacagtatacagtacagcagtatagcacgccacaatatacagcacccacagtatacag
Proteins encoded in this region:
- the LOC122921134 gene encoding uncharacterized protein LOC122921134, with the translated sequence MQNTGNNTLTVNPQCSYKEDDTHSLPRIKSRCTTLSRASSQTNLTSASADSARSKRTSSRRSGITSLSSASDKATRARAKAEAACAMASYAEQEAELMREQAKSESEALKKKAEVEASLHLLKQQKNAAAALAEAEVFTRAAEAQFDGIENQMSSHSAIQRTREYVQSQATMYTDQQSNDAPRLSLTPLAISNFDTTQHCKTKSESQCGKSSGRMLRDQSANPPRVQTDARVLPPQVNTSLDYSRKTYNRREQPPKQSGFSQAPHQPYQPQPYPEFTPEKYSPDATSAIEVAKFLMHREIVGAGLMKFDDRPENYWAWKSSFLSGTQNLNLTEKEKLDQLVRWLGPESTEQAQRIRSVHVHDAAAGLAMVWQRLEQCYGSPEVIEDALLKRIENYPRITNKDYQKLRGLGDLLLEIEAAKSSGYLPGLSYLDTARGVEPIIEKLPYNLQERWVAQASRYKKDHHVAFPPFAFFAEFIEDQAEIRNDPSFAFLNKRTASFPKVEQKPPGLYKERRATVSVRKTEVPPESAANQEDNTRKKVEESDKICPIHNKPHPLRKCRSFRSKTLEERKAYLKDNRICFRCCASIQHLAKDCTKTIQCAECNSDKHLSALHPGPPPWKQEVQATQEDHGGEQGESTTPAVTSKCTEICTEQGRSRSCSKICLVKVYPAGFREKAIKMYTVMDEQSNRSLAKTEFFDLFGDKGSPTPYTLKTCSGVVETIGRRANNYIIESLDGKTKVTLPTLIECDEIPDDRSEIPTPEVARHHPHLVRIADQIPALDPDAAITLLLGRDILRLHKVREQYNGPHNAPFAQRLDLGWVIVGEVCLDGLHKPSKVNVYRTHLLQNGRTSCLCPCTNSLHIKERLDNPTHHQSIQRCMEDLASTGNTDELGCKVFERTRDDDKPAPSVEDTLFLEIMDREVYRDKSGSWVAPLPFRSPRHRLPVNKVQAEKRFSLLQRTLQRKPDMKKHFQAFMQKIFDNEHAERAPPLQENQEHWYLPIFGVYHPQKPGQIRVVFDSSAKHEGISLNDVLLSGPDLNNTLLGVLIRFRKELVAVTADVQQMFYCFFVREDHRDYLRFLWYADNDFNKDIIEYRMKVHVFGNSPSPAVAIYNLKRAAQQGERHGQEAKQFVMKNFYVDDGLASFSSNEEAINVLKSTKEMLAESNIRLNKVASNSYRVMEAFPMEDRAKDLKDLDLGTESPPLQRSLGLSWDLKTDSFTFRVSREEKPFTKRGVLSTVNSLYDPLGFVAPIIMQGKAFLRQITTEQEQIDWDVLLPDEKRMQWKVWKDSLLELEQLYISRPYVFVSLSATKRRELCVFSDASTMAIAAVTYLRVIDTEGQSHVGFIMGKSKLAPRPAHTVPRLELCAAVLAVEMADMITTELDIEVHAVNFYTDSKIVLGYIHNTSKRFYTYVTNRVTCIRKSTSPDQWHHISTDKNPADHGTRLVSAAVLKQTNWFVGPSFLGKPEIKETTQVETFQLIEPDQDKEVRPQVAVCKTLVTRDSLGAHRFERFSSWKSLTRAIGKLICLARYSSRATNTDQRSNDHLEQAKVAIIKCVQQEVFKEEIQSLLKTEEISRHSSLKKLNPILDEDGVLRIGGRLSAADMTIQERHPFIIPKNHHIALLLVRHYHEQVAHQGRHFTEGAVRSAGLWIIGGKRLVSSVISQCVTCKKIRGKLEVQKMSNLPADRLASDPPFTHVGLDVFGPWNISSRKTRGGSAESKRWAVLFSCLSTRAVHIEVIESLSTSSFINALRRFFSIRGPAKLIRSDRGTNFIGACKELKIISTDSETGSYLQDQGCTWTFNPPHASHMGGAWERMIGVARRILDAMLLKVGSTRLTHEALTTLMAEVVAIMNARPLVPVSTDPEMPSVLTPAMLLTQKMEPVTAPTGDFDLKDLYTKQWRQVQSLADIFWKRWRQEYLVTLQPRKKWQDDKPNLEVGDIVLLKDTQAHRNEWPIGLIVGTDPSGDARVRKVEVRIVRQGIPKVYARPISEVVLLLSKG